CCTTAAAGTCGTATCAAGTGGTATAAAGTGATATAAAATAGTAGTAAAAAAGTATTGAAAATCAGGATTTTCAAATAGTTAAATTTTTCATAAGATTTTAATTCTTAAATGGATTTGCTTTTTAAGACAGCGTAACCAAAAGAATGATGAGGTTACGCAGTGGAGAGCTTAGAACTTATCAGCCAATTTATCAAAGATCAATTCATTCATTTTCAACCCTACTCATCACCCGCCTTTTTATCGGTACAGATAACATCTTTAACACTATCAAGCGTTTTAGCTTTGATGTAGTTGTTAAGCCAAGATTCGAGCCAGTAAGGATACCCTCTTGCAGTCCAATTATTAACCGTTTGATGATGAGTTCCAAGCAGTTCAGCCAATTTTTTATTGGTAAGATTAGCTTTTTTAAGTAGTGCTTTATAAGTCTCTTTATCCATAGACAAACCTTTACTTACTATTTTATCAATAAAATTGTAGCATTTTTTATACATATGAGTAATTTTTTTATTGACATTAAATTACAAATATGATTATAATAATAGCCAATTTATTACACATATGAGTAATAAGCAAAAACCATTCCAAAGGGGCAGAAGATGAAAACTAACCCAGTAAAAGAGATCCGTTTAACTGATTTTGAAAATGACATTAACCGTATCAAGGGAGTGGCAAACACTCTTTACTTTTTATCACTGGATGTAGAGGAGATGTTAGAGGACTCTTTAATA
This region of Hydrogenimonas thermophila genomic DNA includes:
- a CDS encoding helix-turn-helix domain-containing protein, whose protein sequence is MDKETYKALLKKANLTNKKLAELLGTHHQTVNNWTARGYPYWLESWLNNYIKAKTLDSVKDVICTDKKAGDE